One genomic region from Oryzias melastigma strain HK-1 linkage group LG19, ASM292280v2, whole genome shotgun sequence encodes:
- the nat9 gene encoding N-acetyltransferase 9 has translation MKINENTLLEGQRVVLVPYNAEHVPRYHEWMKSPELQQLTASEPLTLEQEYDMQRSWREDHDKCTFIILDKQQWADPRVDEETCMVGDVNIFLTDSSDPSLAELEIMIAEESYRGKGIGKEVTRMMMCYGVNKLGIRRFQAKIGLDNHTSITMFKKLLFQEVSVCQVFKEVTLELTVDESVQKKLQEEVEMKERD, from the exons ATGAAGATAAATGAAAACACGCTGCTGGAGGGACAGAGAGTCGTGCTGGTTCCTTACAATGCAGAGCACGTGCCCAG GTATCACGAGTGGATGAAGtctccagagctgcagcagctcaccGCCTCAGAACCGCTGACCCTGGAGCAGGAGTACGACatgcagaggagctggagggagGACCACGACA AGTGCACATTCATCATCCTGGACAAGCAGCAGTGGGCCGACCCCCGTGTGGATGAGGAGACCTGCATGGTGGGAGATGTTAACATCTTCCTGACTGACTCCTCTGACCCCTCCCTGGCTGAGCTGGAGATCATGATCGCAG AGGAGAGCTACAGAGGCAAAGGCATCGGGAAGGAGGTGACCCGAATGATGATGTGCTACG GAGTCAACAAACTTGGGATCAGAAGGTTTCAAGCGAAAATTGGTTTGGACAACCACACCAGCATCACCATGTTCAAAAAGCTGCTCTTCCAGGAG GTGTCGGTGTGTCAGGTCTTCAAAGAGGTGACCCTGGAGCTGACGGTGGACGAGTCTGTTCAGAAGAAACTACAAGAAGAAGTGGAGATGAAGGAAAGGGACTAA
- the syt15 gene encoding synaptotagmin-15: protein MADQMLLLAVGLSVGLVLLLLLGLLVFCSWRRTNRQSRYQELFSTAPSVPAGSAPVVLVSQGSWTLPSDIPFTIPPRFIPQSKRDLKNDELEAAESQKDILAHRGSLSVRGWYPMGSVLTSLYSVSALNEVVAPPPGMATRLLFSVEYRHSSEQVVVFLLRLGNLPPRFHSNATLVELRLLPDDRRPRQAKGQGTGPDPEFNDYFVFQVSAVCVQESTLSVCVLSREPDGKRHAVGRVLFPLEGELGLAGRVLWKDLELEDDAQCSELGDVQISLCYSLSQQRLSVVVLRARGLQLQTDAGVCVQVSLQLHTRVMKTKRSCEVKEGPDPFFNYKMTFKLKPQHLDEACLRFEMQQPNKSHSELPYQLGGLVLGPFMYARGPQLQHWMDMVNPAQEPVKLWHGLGKTT, encoded by the exons ATGGCTG ACCAGATGCTGCTGCTGGCTGTCGGCCTGTCTGTGGgtctggtgctgctgctgcttctgggTCTGCTCGTGTTCTGCTCTTGGAGGAGGACGAACAGGCAGAGTCGGTACCAGGAGCTGTTCTCCACGGCGCCGTCTGTTCCAGCAGGCTCTGCTCCAGTCGTCCTGGTGTCTCAGGGTTCTTGGACATT ACCCAGTGACATCCCTTTCACAATTCCTCCTCGCTTCATCCCACAAAGCAAAAGGGATTTAAAGAATGATGAGCTGGAGGCTGCAGAGAGCCAAAAAGACATCCTGGCTCATCGTGGGTCACTATCCGTGAGAG GCTGGTACCCCATGGGGTCTGTGTTGACAAGCCTGTACTCTGTAAGTGCTCTAAACGAGGtggtagccccgccccctggcaTGGCCACCCGCCTCCTCTTCTCCGTGGAGTACCGGCACAGCAGCGAGCAGGTCGTGGTCTTCCTCCTCCGCCTTGGAAACCTGCCTCCACGTTTCCACTCCAACGCCACTCTGGTGGAGCTGCGACTTCTGCCGGATGACCGGCGACCCCGTCAGGCCAAAGGCCAAGGGACAGGGCCTGACCCCGAGTTCAACGATTACTTTGTCTTCCAG GTGTCAGCAGTGTGTGTGCAGGAGAGCACCCTCAGCGTGTGTGTGCTGAGCCGTGAACCCGATGGCAAGCGTCACGCCGTGGGCAGGGTGCTCTTCCCCCTGGAGGGGGAGCTAGGGCTGGCAGGAAGGGTGCTCTGGAAAGATTTAGAGCTGGAGGACGACGCGCAG TGCTCAGAGCTGGGGGACGTCCAGATTTCTCTGTGCTACAGTTTGTCTCAACAGCGCCTCTCGGTGGTGGTTTTGAGAGCACGAGGCCTCCAGCTGCAAACAGATGCAG gtgtgtgtgtgcaggtgagCCTTCAGTTACACACTCGAGTGATGAAAACCAAGCGCAGCTGTGAGGTGAAAGAAGGACCCGACCCTTTTTTCAACtacaaaatgacttttaaactAAAGCCGCAGCACCTGGATGAAGCCTGTCTGAGGTTTGAGATGCAGCAGCCCAACAAAAGCCACTCAG AACTTCCATACCAGCTGGGGGGGCTGGTGTTAGGCCCCTTTATGTATGCCAGGGGTCCTCAGCTGCAGCATTGGATGGATATGGTCAATCCGGCACAGGAGCCAGTCAAACTGTGGCACGGGCTTGGCAAGACCACCTGA